In Roseiconus lacunae, the DNA window GTTGCGGCCGGTATGGTTCCAGAGAACCCTGAGAAACGGACGCAACACCACGATCAAGCCGATCAATCACCTGAGAGCGGCGACGCCGAGGGCGAAAACGACGGTCCTGCCGCCGAAACCGCAATGACCGAGTTCAATCCCGCATCGTAGCTGCGTCGATTCGCCGGCGAAATTGATCGCCGACAAAACGCTTGCCCTACAAAACGCACTCACCTCCTTAGTAACAACCACGTAATCGCCATGGCAAATCACAGAGTCGTCGTTATCGGCGGAGGTCTGGCCGGACTGGCCAGCACGATGAAACTGGCCGAACTGGGCATCCACGTCGATCTGATCAGTCTGACTCCCGTTAAACGTTCTCACAGCGTCTGCGCACAAGGTGGCATCAACAGCTGCAATGATCAGACACGCCAGCTCGGTGACAACGAATGGAAACACTTTGACGATACCGTCTACGGTGGTGACTTTCTCAACCATCAGCCGCCCGTCAAGGAAATGGCGTATTGGGCGCCCAAGGTAATCGACTTGATGGACCGCTTGGGGGTGCCGTTTAACCGCACAGGCGAAGGGTTTCTTGACCGGCGTCGTTTCGGCGGAACGCTGTATAAGCGAACCGCGTTCGCCGGTGCGACAACCGGACAGCAACTGCTTTACGCCTTGGACGAACAGGTTCGGCGCCGCGAGTCCGATGGCCAGGTTCGCAAGTTTGAATTCTGGGACTTTCAGGGTCTGATTCAGGATGGATCGGGTCGTTGTCGCGGCGTGGTCGCCCAAGACATGGTTTCGATGGAACTTCGTGCGTTCCCGGCAGACGCCGTCGTCGTGGCGACAGGCGGTTGCGGACTGATTTATGGTCGTAGCACCATGAGTGTGTTTTGCTCGGGCAGTGCCGCCAGTCGTTGTTTCCAGGCCGGCGCGAAATACGGCAACGGTGAATTCATCCAGGTCCACCCGACCGCGATTCCCGGCAGCGACAAGCTACGATTGATGAGTGAGTCTGCGCGGGGTGAGGGCGGGCGTGTTTGGGTCCCGCGAAAACCTCACGACAGCCGCGCGCCCCGTGATATCCCTGCCGGCGAACGATACTACTTCCTCGAAGAACGCTACCCGGAATATGGAAATCTTGTTCCACGTGATATCGCGACACGCGAAATCTTTGATATTTGCGTCAATGAGGGTCTGAGTGTCGATACCGAGCGAATGTGCGTCTACCTTGATCTGACGCATATTTCCAAGAGCGAACTTGATCGAAAGCTGGGGGGGATCCTGGAAATTTATGAAAAGTTCCAGGGGGTCGATCCACGCATCGAACCGATGCGAATCTTCCCGGCAGTCCACTACAGTATGGGCGGTTTGTGGGCCGATTACGTGCGAACCGCTGAAGGTGGATTAGAGCCGGGGGCGCCGAAGAATCACATGACCAACATCGAAGGCTTGTACGCCATCGGTGAATGCGATTACCACTACCACGGTGCGAATCGCCTTGGAGCTAATTCGTTGCTGTCGTGCATCTTCACCGGCCTGTTTACCGGTCCTTCAATCGTCAACTACATCCAAAATCAAGACGAAGGCCACGCAGATCTTGCTTCAAGTGACGTCGAAGCTGCTGTCAAGAAACAGCAAGAGCGGCACGACAACCTGCTCAAAGGCAATTCCGGCAGTGACGAGAATCCTTACTTGATTCACCAGGAGTTGGGCGACGTGATGACACGCGCGGCGACTGTTGTTCGCCGCAACGACCAGTTGAAAGAAGCTGTCGAAACGGTCAACGAATTGCATGAACGGGCGATGAAAGTCAGCCTGTCAGATACCGGCTCGTGGTCGAACCAAAACGTGCTGTTCTCGAAATCGCTGCAAGACATGTTCCCAATCGCAAAGTGCATTTTGCAAGGGGCGTTGCAGCGAGACGAATGTCGCGGAGCCCATTACAAACCTGAATTCCAAAAACCATCGTTGACCGCCGAAGATCCGGCCGAACGGCGTAGGCAGGCGGAGCAGTGGTTGGACGAATTTGATCGAAACAACGACAAGTTTCTCAAAAGTACGATCGCGGAGTACGATCACGCCACGATGAAACCAAAGTTGTCGTATGAAGCGGTTGATACCTCGTTGATCCAGCCACGACCTCGTCTTTATGGCTTGGTCGGTGCCGATATCATTGAGCAGGTATTTAAGGAACGTGCCGAAGCGAAAAAGAACGGCAAAAAGGAAGCTGCCGCCGCGGCAAGTTAACGTTGTTTGGATGGATGTACGCTCCGTCGTCGGCGGAGCGTATCATCTTGGTGCTAAGATTAGCCGAATGGCGTTAGGCACGGTTGTGCAGCTAACTACCATCGGCCGACGAATCACAACGGAACGTAGAATTGCAACGAAGTGCTCGTTGCATACCATGATGGAGGTCGGTTAAAGACCGACCGCAAGACAACGCGAAAGCACGCGGTGAATCGCGTCGGGTTGCCAAGATCGCGATCGGTCAGGGCTTCATTGGCCGAAACGTAATCCGAATCCCCATTTTTAATTCCCTTTAAGGTTCTCCATAGGCTGACGTCATGATTGCCCTCGACGAACATGCGAAACGCCCCGAATTCATCAACGTCCGTGTCAAGCGACAAGACGGTCCCGGTAAAGAACCGTATTGGCAGTTATTCAAAATCGATTACGAGCCCGAATTAAATGTGATCACGGTTTTGCAGCGAATCGCGGCACTCGGAAAGGATTCCGACGGCAAAAAGGCGCTGCCGGTTTGTTGGGATTGCGGATGCTTGGAAGAGGTCTGCGGGGCTTGCACGATGGTTATCAATGGCCGGGTTCGCCAGAGCTGCAGTGCTTTGGTCGACCGTTTGTTGCAAGATAACCCGGACGAATTGGTGCTCGAGCCGATGTCGAAGTTCCCGGTGATTCGAGACTTAATGGTCGACCGGTCACGGCTATTTCGTGGGCTCAAACGCGTAAAAGCGTGGGTCCCGGTCGACAGTTACTACGACATGGGTGCCGGCGAGCGACAGCTGCGGGAAATGCAGGAGCGGAACTATCCGCTCAGTCAATGTATGAGCTGCGGTTGCTGTCTTGATGCTTGTCCCCAGTACAACAAGATCGAACTGGAACGTAAGCCTGGCGAAAGTGACGAGGATTTTGAGGCACGCAAAAACGAGGCCTATGACAAGGCGTTCGTTGGTCCACATGCGATTTCACAGGCGATGCTGTTTAATAACCATCCCACCGGCAAGGCACTCGCGGGTGAGCGATTGGATGCACTGATCGAGCCCGGAGGGATTCAGGCGTGCGGGAATGCGCAAAACTGTGTCGCGGTTTGCCCCAAGGAAATTCCGCTCACCACCTCGATCGCGCGAGCCGGACGGGCGACGACGCTGCATACGATTCGCAAGTGGTTTGAGAAGTAGACACAGCCGACGCGATCAGTTCTTTTACGCGGATCGGAGCGAGCCTGTTGAGGCGCGACAGACATCGCGTATCGATCGGTCGTCGGCGAGGTGAATCGTGGGGATGTTTGCGGCGATTAGCGGGCCAGCCGCCTGACCATATTCATTTGCATCAAGCGTGTTGATAATCGCCGCGACCGCTTTGCCGCGACGGGCGAAGCTGACCAGCATCGCGATTGTTTCCGGGGTCGGCTGCTGAAAGATTGCCAGTAGTGTCGTCTCGCTGCTGATCCGCGACTCGGCTTCGATTAACAGCTGGGCAAGCGACATTCCATCGCTGCGTTCCAGTCGGGCTAGCTGGGTGCGAAGTTTCTGAAAGTGCGCCGGTCCACGTCCTGCGTCGACGATCACCGGACGTAGTCGATCGTTCTTGTCGGTCATCTGTGCAGATCGTTTCGCTTGTTCGCGAACACGATGGTCACCTTTCCACCCGTCGATGCGAATTCGGTCCGCGGCATCTCGGCCGTTGGTGACCATTGCAAATGGCTGTGATTGCTCCATCAATGCACTTGCGATCGATGCCGCTGCCGTGATCGCCAGATCTGTTCGAACCGGCTCGTTGTGTGAGGGGTTGGTGTCGACATGAAGGTCCAAGACTAACGTCGCACCAGCGATCGAGGTCGGTTCGTAAACCTTGCTATGCAGGATCCCAGTTCGAGCCGTCGCCGACCAGTGAACTCGTCGCATGGGGTCGCCGGGCTGCCACTGGCGGATGCCACGCAAGCGGGTTGGATCTTCGAACACGTTGTCTCGCATCCGGATCTCGCCCATCGGACGTGGGGATGCAATGTCGTAACCGTCAAGCGTCATCACCTTGGGAAGCACGGTCATGTATTGAGGCTGTGTGCCTACCCGGTAGCGACGGTACAAGCCCATGACGTCACCCGTTTCGAGTACCGTGGGACCGATTTGAAAGTACCCGCGTCGGTTGCATCGGACTGTGTAGGAAACCTTTCTCGTTTGGCCTCCCCAGAGCAGCATCACACCCACTCGGTCGCCTTCAATTTCAAGCGTGGGTGGATCGTGAATCGTTGTCCATCTCGGCACCAAATCTTCGACTAGCAGCCAAACCACAGGGATACGCGACGTATTTTTAATCGTCAGTTCGACCGCGAATGATTCACCAACGTGCAGTTCCTGGTTCTTACTGACTCGGGTTGCGATTGTGGCGGTCGCCCAGGTCTTCGCCAGGAATTGATTGAGTACGACGACCGCTGCGGCAACGATCGCCGTTAGGACCCACAGTGAAGCACCAAACACTAATCCGATTAACAAAACGGCCGCCGTGGCGGCTAGGACTTTAAATAGTCCCGACGGCTCGGCAGAGGCACTCGTCTCGTTGGCGGATGAAGTCATCTCGTTAGTGTAGCTAGAAAGCGTTACCTCGATGTGATCGTAATCACCAAAAGATAGGTCCGCTTTGCGTTCATCGCCCATACCGCGATGCGATGACGAATTTGAGCGTGGTGCACCAGTCGCCGTGTGTTCGCTCCCGTTGTCGCGACACGACCGTGGTTAACGCAAGTCGGCAAATCTTGCTGTCACTTATGGAAGACACATCAGACTGATAGCCCTTGTCGTCGAGGCAAATCTTGTTGGCGTGGAAGCCAAGGTTGGTCTGAAAAGAGAATGCGGTCGATTTTGCAGAGAGTAGGCCAAGTCAGTGACAGGTTGTGACACTGGATCGTCGTTTAGATAACGACATCGGCGAGTCAGCGAAACTTTTTTTGCTCACTCGGATCGGTGAATGTAGTAATTGGTTGGGCCGCTGGCGTGGACGCGTTTCATGCGTCCAGCCCGCTTTTCGACCACCGATCGGTGTGGTTTGGGACCATCCGATTCGGCGATATCGCCTTCGATTTTAGGGGCTTGGCTGATATTGACCAATACGTAAGCCAAGCAGGCTAAAGTCACTCCAATCCAAATCATAAGAATCACCATTGCTGCATCGCCTTTGAGGGCTTGCCCAGAACACACATCGAAACAGCGACGAACGCAATCAACGTTCCACTAACATTCATTTTCTGTGTTTTCATGGCAAACCGGGAAGGTGCACATTCCAACGTTAGCTTACGTCAATGTTCGGCAAAGACGCATAGCTGTATCAAACGAATTTAAGATAACGCCCCCGCTTGATGGCGATCTGCTAACTATTAATCGGAATCTCCGACTGGGAACCGACGTCTAAAGTGAGATTTCACCCGGATGGCGGAAACCCGAAGCCAAGGTGGGGGAAGGCAAGTCGATCATCGTCGGGCCAGCCTCTACACGTTGGCAGGTACACGAACGCTTTATTGGGGCGTTTGACGCTCGTGCACTCAGTATAAGACCCAATCAATCTTCCCCGTCGCAGTCCGGCAAGGGATGATCAATTCGATCACAGGTCATCATTGCATATTCCCGCAACAAGATGCATCAGCAACTCGTTAGGAAAGTTCAGATTTACGACTTTTGGTTCCCCTCGGTCAGCGAAGATTACTGATCAGGTAAACCAGAAAAGTGGTTCGGTCGATGTACTGCTGCCTAAGCGGGGCGAAGTGTCCAGCTTCATTCAGCAACCCATCGCGTTCTTCGATGAGTCGTTGGTGCCGTGGGGTTACAACTGGGTGCTGCTCTTAAGAACGGGGACGAGTAACGCCAGGACGACGGCAAGGACAAAGAATGCCATCACGAGGAGCATCATCGGTTCGAGTAGTCGGACGAACAAATCCAATCGGCGAAACGTGCGTTTCTCCAGCGAGTCGGCGATCTCCGGCAGTACTTTTTCCAACGAGTTGCTCTCCTCGCCCACACTGATCATTTCGACCACCGAAGCTGGGAAATAGCCGGAACTTCGTAGCGGCGATGCTAGCGATTCGCCTCCGCGGATGTTTTCGGTCGCATTGGCAATCGATTGGCTCAGGAGCGTGTTTGCCGCTGCCGATCGACTGATTTCGAGTGACTTCAGAATTGGGACGCCATTTCCGAGCAGTGTTCCTAGGACACGGCAGAAGCGAGAGACGGCGAGATTCATCAAGATGTTTCCCAGGACGGGAATCTTTAGCTTGGTTTTGTCGACGAACTCCCGTCCAGCTTCGCTTGCCAACTGGACTTTTGCGACGATCAGAAGCACAGCAAATCCGACGACGATCAGCCAACCATAGTCTTGCAAGACGTTGCTGAAACTGAGCAGTGATTCGGTGTACCAAGGCATCTCTCCCTTCGCTCGCAGGCGATCAAACATCGCGTCGAATTTGGGAACGAAGAACACGAGCAAACCGGTGATCACGACCGACCCGACGGAAAACAAGAACACCGGATAGGCGAGAGCGCTAATCGTGCGTCCTTTAAGATCTTCTTGAAGTTCGGTGAAAGTGCCGACGCGATCGAGGGCATCTTCCAAGAAACCACCCTCGGTGCCCGCACGCACCATATTGATTGCCATGTCAGAAAACACACGCGGGTAGCGGGCCATCGCGTTGCCGATCGGTTCGCCGTCCTCGACTCTTGACCGGATGTCTTTGATAATTCCACCCAAAACCGCATCGGTGCTTTGTTCGCCGAGGACCGTCAATGCGCGCAGCATTGGTACGCCACTGCGCAACAGTGCCGCCAATTGGCCGTAAAAGATAGCCATTGTCTGGCCTTTGACCTTTTTACGATTACCAAAGAGCGCCGCCCCGGCGGATTTGGAATCCGAGGCGCTGACTTTCGATGGGAACAGCGACTTTTCGCTCAGCAATGATGCGACTTCGCGCTCGTTCGTTGCTTCGATTGTTCCCGTGACGGTTTTGCCCGTCATATCACGGGCGGTGTAGGAATAAACCGGCATCGTGCTAGATCACCTCACCCTTGGTTACGCGAAGAACTTCGTCGACACTGGTATTTCCCGCAATCACTTTGTCCCATGCGTCCATTCGCAGCGTCCGCATGCCGGTCGCTACGGCGGTTTTTCGGATGTCCCAACTGCTCGCCCGCGCCTGGGCTTGCTCACGTATTTCGTCGTTGGTGACCAACAGTTCGTAGATCCCCATTCGGCCGCTATAACCGAGCTGGCGGCATTCGCGGCAGCCGACGGGGCGATAGAACGTGCACCCTTCTGAACGGTCCCACGGGAAATCATTGGGCAGTTCATCGCGGTCGGGGGAGTAGGCTTCTTTGCAGTGCGGGCATAGTCGTCGAAGCAGACGCTGTGCCATGACGCCTTCGACGGTGCCCGCGACCAGGAACGGTTCGACGCCCATGTCGGACAACCGCGTGAAAGCGCCCGATGCATCGTTGGTGTGCAGCGTGCTGAACACCAAGTGACCGGTCAACGAAGCTTGGATCGCATTCTCAGCCGTTTCCAAGTCGCGGATTTCCCCGACGAGCACAATGTCGGGGTCATGCCGCAAAATACTTCGAAGCGATGCGGCAAATGTAAACCCAATTTTGGAATGCACTTGGATTTGGTTAATTCCATCAAGCTGGTACTCGACCGGGTCTTCCGTCGTGATGATCTTCGTCGCGTCGCTGCGGATTTGCAGTAAGCTGCTATACAGCGTCGTCGTTTTACCACTACCGGTCGGCCCGGTCACCAAGATGATGCCGTGTGGCAATCCGATCAATTGGCTAAAGCGTCCGTAGACCTCCGATGCCATCCCTAGCTTGCCGAGATCGAACACCATCGCGGACTTATCGAGCACCCGCATCACCAAGCCTTCGCCGTGAATCATCGGGATCACGCTTAATCGAATGTCTACTTCGCGCCCGTGAACACGCAGTTTGATTCGGCCGTCTTGGGGAAGACGCTTTTCGGCGATGTTCAATCGAGCCATGATCTTCAAACGGCTGATGATCGCTGCCTGAAAGCGATTGATCTCCGGTGGGGTCGGTTGGCGATGTAAGATCCCGTCGATCCGATAGCGAACGACCAATCCATCGGATTGTGTTTCGATGTGAATGTCACTGGCGCGGACTTCGATCGCTTCGAGCAGAATTTCGTTGACAAGGCGAACGACTGAGGCTTCCTGGGCCATCTCGCTCAATTCGCTGCCATCGGTCTCCAGTTCTTCCAGTAATTCGACGTCTTCGTCTTCGGCGGCGGCCGCCATTAAGTCTTCGACCGTTTCACTACCGACGCCAAGATGCCGTTTCATCAGTCGCGCGATTTCGGCTCGCTCGGCGATCACCGGAACGATGTTCTTTCCCGTTGCCGCACTGGCTTCGTCGAGCGGGTAAAGATCAAACGGATCTGCAGTCGCGACGACAATTGACCCATGCTGGAAACGGATTGGGAACAACGATTGGCGATAGATTAACCGCTGTGGGAAACCTTCCAAGGCAGACAGGTCGACTTCGGTTTCTCGCAGGTCGACGAACTCCAAACCGACTTCCTCGGCGAGCACCGCCAAAGCTTCCCGCTCGTTCAAAAAACCTTTCTCGACCGCCGCCTGGATGATGTCATCGGTGTCGGAAGCGCGGCTATCGGCGAGTTGTTCGTCACTGAGAAGA includes these proteins:
- a CDS encoding type II secretion system F family protein, giving the protein MPVYSYTARDMTGKTVTGTIEATNEREVASLLSEKSLFPSKVSASDSKSAGAALFGNRKKVKGQTMAIFYGQLAALLRSGVPMLRALTVLGEQSTDAVLGGIIKDIRSRVEDGEPIGNAMARYPRVFSDMAINMVRAGTEGGFLEDALDRVGTFTELQEDLKGRTISALAYPVFLFSVGSVVITGLLVFFVPKFDAMFDRLRAKGEMPWYTESLLSFSNVLQDYGWLIVVGFAVLLIVAKVQLASEAGREFVDKTKLKIPVLGNILMNLAVSRFCRVLGTLLGNGVPILKSLEISRSAAANTLLSQSIANATENIRGGESLASPLRSSGYFPASVVEMISVGEESNSLEKVLPEIADSLEKRTFRRLDLFVRLLEPMMLLVMAFFVLAVVLALLVPVLKSSTQL
- the sdhB gene encoding succinate dehydrogenase iron-sulfur subunit → MIALDEHAKRPEFINVRVKRQDGPGKEPYWQLFKIDYEPELNVITVLQRIAALGKDSDGKKALPVCWDCGCLEEVCGACTMVINGRVRQSCSALVDRLLQDNPDELVLEPMSKFPVIRDLMVDRSRLFRGLKRVKAWVPVDSYYDMGAGERQLREMQERNYPLSQCMSCGCCLDACPQYNKIELERKPGESDEDFEARKNEAYDKAFVGPHAISQAMLFNNHPTGKALAGERLDALIEPGGIQACGNAQNCVAVCPKEIPLTTSIARAGRATTLHTIRKWFEK
- the sdhA gene encoding succinate dehydrogenase flavoprotein subunit, yielding MANHRVVVIGGGLAGLASTMKLAELGIHVDLISLTPVKRSHSVCAQGGINSCNDQTRQLGDNEWKHFDDTVYGGDFLNHQPPVKEMAYWAPKVIDLMDRLGVPFNRTGEGFLDRRRFGGTLYKRTAFAGATTGQQLLYALDEQVRRRESDGQVRKFEFWDFQGLIQDGSGRCRGVVAQDMVSMELRAFPADAVVVATGGCGLIYGRSTMSVFCSGSAASRCFQAGAKYGNGEFIQVHPTAIPGSDKLRLMSESARGEGGRVWVPRKPHDSRAPRDIPAGERYYFLEERYPEYGNLVPRDIATREIFDICVNEGLSVDTERMCVYLDLTHISKSELDRKLGGILEIYEKFQGVDPRIEPMRIFPAVHYSMGGLWADYVRTAEGGLEPGAPKNHMTNIEGLYAIGECDYHYHGANRLGANSLLSCIFTGLFTGPSIVNYIQNQDEGHADLASSDVEAAVKKQQERHDNLLKGNSGSDENPYLIHQELGDVMTRAATVVRRNDQLKEAVETVNELHERAMKVSLSDTGSWSNQNVLFSKSLQDMFPIAKCILQGALQRDECRGAHYKPEFQKPSLTAEDPAERRRQAEQWLDEFDRNNDKFLKSTIAEYDHATMKPKLSYEAVDTSLIQPRPRLYGLVGADIIEQVFKERAEAKKNGKKEAAAAAS
- a CDS encoding GspE/PulE family protein; amino-acid sequence: MIMHAGEILRRRGLLSDEQLADSRASDTDDIIQAAVEKGFLNEREALAVLAEEVGLEFVDLRETEVDLSALEGFPQRLIYRQSLFPIRFQHGSIVVATADPFDLYPLDEASAATGKNIVPVIAERAEIARLMKRHLGVGSETVEDLMAAAAEDEDVELLEELETDGSELSEMAQEASVVRLVNEILLEAIEVRASDIHIETQSDGLVVRYRIDGILHRQPTPPEINRFQAAIISRLKIMARLNIAEKRLPQDGRIKLRVHGREVDIRLSVIPMIHGEGLVMRVLDKSAMVFDLGKLGMASEVYGRFSQLIGLPHGIILVTGPTGSGKTTTLYSSLLQIRSDATKIITTEDPVEYQLDGINQIQVHSKIGFTFAASLRSILRHDPDIVLVGEIRDLETAENAIQASLTGHLVFSTLHTNDASGAFTRLSDMGVEPFLVAGTVEGVMAQRLLRRLCPHCKEAYSPDRDELPNDFPWDRSEGCTFYRPVGCRECRQLGYSGRMGIYELLVTNDEIREQAQARASSWDIRKTAVATGMRTLRMDAWDKVIAGNTSVDEVLRVTKGEVI
- a CDS encoding DUF58 domain-containing protein: MGDERKADLSFGDYDHIEVTLSSYTNEMTSSANETSASAEPSGLFKVLAATAAVLLIGLVFGASLWVLTAIVAAAVVVLNQFLAKTWATATIATRVSKNQELHVGESFAVELTIKNTSRIPVVWLLVEDLVPRWTTIHDPPTLEIEGDRVGVMLLWGGQTRKVSYTVRCNRRGYFQIGPTVLETGDVMGLYRRYRVGTQPQYMTVLPKVMTLDGYDIASPRPMGEIRMRDNVFEDPTRLRGIRQWQPGDPMRRVHWSATARTGILHSKVYEPTSIAGATLVLDLHVDTNPSHNEPVRTDLAITAAASIASALMEQSQPFAMVTNGRDAADRIRIDGWKGDHRVREQAKRSAQMTDKNDRLRPVIVDAGRGPAHFQKLRTQLARLERSDGMSLAQLLIEAESRISSETTLLAIFQQPTPETIAMLVSFARRGKAVAAIINTLDANEYGQAAGPLIAANIPTIHLADDRSIRDVCRASTGSLRSA